CAAGAGGCGGCGCGTCCTCATTGCGCGGCACAACGTCGCAAGGAAGATGACAGTGGCCTTCATGATCTGCATCAAGGGGATGTCGCTGGACAGCATATCGTAACGACAGGCTAAACGATCCGGTCGCACAGCGTGGACAGTGAACTGCCGCACCACATCAAGCCGTCCGTGAAGAACCGATAGATCTTCCTGACAGGGGGAATAGCGGCGCGGCAAACCTCGGCGAGTCTGCTTCAGCAGCTGTTGCGCGAACAGACGAATGAAAATGTCGAGGAGATTTTCCGCACCGTGGGCCATTGGCGCATGTGCGCCACTTCCTAAATTGAGGCCCAATACCAGATCAAGCAGTGCAACAAGTCTGCGCCGTACGGTTGGGACATCGTCGTCGAGTGCCTCGGGATCAATTTTTGGCAGGATTTCCAAACTACATCCGGGCCCGGAGATCACCCCCACCATCTGTTTCGCTTGCAGAAAATGACGATGATCAGCGAGTATTCCGCTACCGCTGTCACCTCCTAATGGATGAGCACGTGCTGCCGCGACCAGCATTTCGGCCTGAGAGACCGAAAAGCCGCCTATTCCGACTCTCACTCGGCCCCATTCATGGACCGACAGGTGCGTCATTCGGCGTTGCCTTTCGGGTTGATCTTCAAGGAGGTCAGGCAAGGGCCGCAAGCGCGACGCCATGGTCAACACTAACGGCCGGCGGCTGGTTCTCCACGGCCATCCGGCCGGACATCCAGGATCGTGATGGCGCTGTCCTGCTGCTGCAGGCCTCGCGGCGCTCGTTTGCCTTCA
The window above is part of the Tistrella bauzanensis genome. Proteins encoded here:
- a CDS encoding McrC family protein — encoded protein: MTHLSVHEWGRVRVGIGGFSVSQAEMLVAAARAHPLGGDSGSGILADHRHFLQAKQMVGVISGPGCSLEILPKIDPEALDDDVPTVRRRLVALLDLVLGLNLGSGAHAPMAHGAENLLDIFIRLFAQQLLKQTRRGLPRRYSPCQEDLSVLHGRLDVVRQFTVHAVRPDRLACRYDMLSSDIPLMQIMKATVIFLATLCRAMRTRRLLNELRFVLADVTDVPVIHLPWNKVQIDRTNRHWKQPFALARLLMSLLQNGLQPCRCPLAPALRG